The Pandoraea vervacti DNA window CGTGTCAGGGGACGCGTTACGCCTCGATCCGTTCGACGCTCACACTCGCCACTCCCGACACGGTTCCCGTGACGCGCAAGGCGGGATCGAGCCAGTCCGTCATCGCCCACATATCGTGTGCCACCCGGCGTTGCCATGCGCGCAAGGGCGCTTCGCTCATCGGCAGACGCGACAGGTCGATGCCGGTCATGTCTTCCAGCGTCAACCCACCGAGTTTGATCAGACTCTCCTTGCGCGTCCACAGACGCAGCCAGGCCAGTGCACGGGGCGACGGCGCGTGATGGGTATGCGCCACGCTGGCGAACGCGCCCAGACGCATCCGCTCACGCTCGTTGAGTCCGGGCAGGTCGGCGTCGCCCGCGAGCGCCGCATCCCAGTGTTCGACGTCGATACCGACTGGCGATATGGCGCAGGTGGCCGCGACGACGCCGCGAGTGTGGCTGAGGCTGACATGCAGTCCGGGGTGGGCGGGCAGGCGGGGGCGGCCGTGGGCGCCCCCGCACCGTTCACAGCGTTGCACCAGCACGTAGGTCCGTGCAGAGGCGCCAGGCGTATCGGCGCTGCCGGTCACCCGAGCAGCGGCAACGCGCGCCAGGATATGCGCCGCAACATAATCCTCCCGGTCGGACGGTCGGCAAAAGGCGTCGGCATGCTGCCGTTCTTCGGGGCTGAGATGCGTCGCCCATTCCCGAAAGCGCGTGAGCACACTGCCGGACGCGCCGTAAAGCGCCACGCCGAGCGATAGCCCCATCCCCATCCCCATCCCAATACCCGGTCTCGTATCCAGTGCGCCATCGGCGCGAACGGCCGTGCGGTTGTTCGTCATTGTGGGTCGTGCGCCTTGCGATCGGCGAGAACAAATGACGGACTCCAAGCAATTTGGGTGCCATGGCACGAATGTGTGCGGCGCGGGTAAGGCCGGTTGAGTTCATCGCTTTGCAATCCGAACGAACACCTGTCGCACACTGCGACAGGTGTCGCATGAATGCACAGATGATTCACCGCAAAGCATGCGTCGATGCCCAGGCGCTCACATGATTTTCACGGCAGGCAACGCCACGGAGGCATCGGTTCGCGCGCGCATATCGTGAAGACATGCGGGTTGAAAGGCCGTCGCGTCGGTCGGCAAATGAGGTCGAAGGAATCGTCGGGACGTTACGCAAAAAAATGGATCGAAACTTGCATGGAGACGATGGCGTACCGATGTCGTGCGCTTTTGCCTGATGGCACCGGTTCTTCAACCACAACACAGGAGTCTTGCGATGCTGCCAACCCGCCGACTAGGCAATCAAGGACTGGAAGTCCCCGCTATTGGTCTCGGTTGCATGGGCATGAGCTACGCCTATGGTCCTTCCGACGATGCCGAGTCGGTTCGCGTGTTGGAACGGGCGCTCGCCCTCGGATGCAATTTCTTCGATACGGCGGAAGTGTACGGACCGTTCGAAAACGAACGCCTGCTCGGGCGCGTCCTCAAAGGCCGTCGCGACAAGGCTATCGTCGCCACCAAGTTCGGCTTCCGCTTCGAGCATGGCGCCGTGACCGGGGCCGATAGCCGTCCCGAGCACATCAGGCAAGTCGTCGACGCCAGCCTGACTCGACTCGGTACGGACTACATCGACCTGCTGTATCAACACCGTGTCGATCCCAATGTGCCCATCGAAGACGTGGCGGGCGCCGTGGGTGATCTGGTCAAGGCAGGCAAGGTGCGCTACTTCGGTCTGTCGGAAGCAGGAGAGCGAACCATTCGGCGCGCGCACGCGGTGCATCCGGTGAGCGCCTTGCAAAGCGAGTATTCGCTCTGGCACCGGGACATCGAAGCGTCGATTCTGCCGTGCCTGCGCGAGCTGGGGATTGGCTTCGTGCCGTTCGCTCCGCTTGGCCGGGGGTTTCTGACGGGAACCGCACGTCGGGCAGAAGAGTTTCCGGAGGGCGATTCGCGCCGCACGTCCGACCCGCGCTTGCAGGGAGAGAACTTCGACGCGAATGTGAGGCTGGCGAAAACGCTCGCGGGGTATGCCGCACAAATCGGCGTGACCCCGGCCCAACTGGCGCTCGCATGGCTGCTCTCACGCGGGAACGACATCGTGCCGATTCCGGGCACCCGCCGTGTGAGCCGTCTGGAAGAGAACCTCAGTGCAGCGAGCCTGCACATCGATGCCGCGATGGCAAATGCGCTCGATACGCACTTCTTTGCCGGCACGACGACGGGACCGCGCTACAAGGCGACGGCCATGATGGCGCTGCTCGCCGACCCGGCATAAGGAAGGTCGTGGCAACAGCAAGGCTACGGGCGGCGCAGGGTGCCGCCCGCGGTTTCGTTCAGCGATCCGGGCCGAGCAACACGTCGCTGCCCATATCGCGGACATGAGGGATATGCAGTTCGCGCAGCTTGCGATAGAGCGATGTGCGGCAGATGCCGAGTTCGCGCGATGCGGCGGAGATGTTCCAGCGGCGGGACGACAGCACGCGGATGATGATCTCACGCTCGCCGTTGGCGATGGCCGACAGCGAGGCGATGGGGGCCACCTGGATACTGCCGGAAGTGCTTGACGGTCCGGTGGCGGGGATGGCGGCAGGGGGGGGAGGTGTCGCCGACGTCGCACCGGAAGCTGCGAGCGTCGCGCTTTGCACGAGATTGGCGGGCAGATCGGAAATCCGGATCGTGTCGTCGCTCTT harbors:
- a CDS encoding aldo/keto reductase; translation: MLPTRRLGNQGLEVPAIGLGCMGMSYAYGPSDDAESVRVLERALALGCNFFDTAEVYGPFENERLLGRVLKGRRDKAIVATKFGFRFEHGAVTGADSRPEHIRQVVDASLTRLGTDYIDLLYQHRVDPNVPIEDVAGAVGDLVKAGKVRYFGLSEAGERTIRRAHAVHPVSALQSEYSLWHRDIEASILPCLRELGIGFVPFAPLGRGFLTGTARRAEEFPEGDSRRTSDPRLQGENFDANVRLAKTLAGYAAQIGVTPAQLALAWLLSRGNDIVPIPGTRRVSRLEENLSAASLHIDAAMANALDTHFFAGTTTGPRYKATAMMALLADPA
- a CDS encoding 4'-phosphopantetheinyl transferase family protein: MTNNRTAVRADGALDTRPGIGMGMGMGLSLGVALYGASGSVLTRFREWATHLSPEERQHADAFCRPSDREDYVAAHILARVAAARVTGSADTPGASARTYVLVQRCERCGGAHGRPRLPAHPGLHVSLSHTRGVVAATCAISPVGIDVEHWDAALAGDADLPGLNERERMRLGAFASVAHTHHAPSPRALAWLRLWTRKESLIKLGGLTLEDMTGIDLSRLPMSEAPLRAWQRRVAHDMWAMTDWLDPALRVTGTVSGVASVSVERIEA